Proteins encoded in a region of the Pseudomonas sp. PDNC002 genome:
- a CDS encoding nitronate monooxygenase family protein: protein MSLPALLDRRLRIPLVAAPMFLVSNPQLVLACCKSGIVGSFPALNQRESSGFKAWLEEIEAGLAADPQAAPYAVNLIVHNTNPRLQADLKLCVEHKVPIVITSLGAVREVVDAVHSYGGLVFHDVTTRRHAEKAAEAGVDGLIAVAAGAGGHAGTWSPFALIAEIRQFFDKTLLLAGCINHGHEILAAQVLGADLAYLGTRFIATRESAASEDYKHMLLGAQAADIIHTPAVSGVPASFMRQSLEAAGFDLQRLNDKGALNYGEKLKPVSDEAKAWKTVWSAGQGVGDIRDLPTVGELIARLDHEYRQALTRSAGLSNQLLV from the coding sequence ATGTCCCTGCCCGCCCTGCTCGACCGCCGTCTGCGTATCCCCCTGGTGGCGGCACCGATGTTCCTGGTCTCCAACCCGCAACTGGTACTGGCCTGCTGCAAGAGCGGCATCGTCGGCAGCTTCCCGGCCCTGAACCAACGCGAGAGCAGTGGCTTCAAGGCTTGGCTGGAAGAAATCGAGGCAGGCCTGGCAGCTGATCCGCAGGCAGCGCCCTACGCGGTCAACCTGATCGTTCACAACACCAACCCGCGCCTGCAGGCGGACCTGAAGCTCTGCGTCGAGCACAAGGTGCCCATCGTGATCACCAGCCTGGGCGCGGTGCGCGAGGTAGTCGACGCGGTCCACAGCTATGGCGGCCTGGTCTTCCATGACGTCACCACCCGTCGCCATGCCGAGAAGGCCGCCGAGGCGGGTGTCGATGGCCTGATTGCGGTCGCCGCCGGCGCCGGTGGCCATGCCGGCACCTGGAGTCCGTTTGCACTGATCGCGGAGATCCGTCAGTTCTTCGACAAGACCCTGCTGCTGGCCGGCTGCATCAATCACGGCCACGAGATTCTCGCCGCCCAAGTGCTGGGCGCTGACCTGGCATACCTCGGCACCCGCTTCATCGCCACCCGCGAGAGCGCCGCCTCCGAAGACTACAAACACATGCTGCTGGGCGCACAGGCTGCAGATATCATCCACACCCCTGCCGTGTCCGGCGTGCCCGCCAGCTTCATGCGCCAGAGCCTGGAAGCGGCCGGTTTCGACCTGCAGCGACTGAACGACAAGGGCGCGCTCAACTATGGTGAGAAGCTCAAGCCGGTGAGCGACGAGGCCAAGGCCTGGAAGACCGTGTGGTCCGCCGGTCAGGGCGTGGGCGACATCCGCGACCTGCCGACAGTGGGCGAACTCATCGCGCGCCTGGATCACGAGTACCGCCAGGCGCTGACCCGCAGCGCAGGCCTGTCGAACCAGTTGCTGGTCTGA
- a CDS encoding carbonic anhydrase family protein, which yields MRLLTRFSVVFAPLCLALSTAHASDAHWTYSGDQGPAHWGELGSALCASGHEQSPIDVEKSQIQPQKVDTSELKLHYGKVPLKLINNGHTIQASAAEGDTLTYKGTEYRLLQFHFHNPSEHQLGHQSYPMEMHLVNQDKEGHLLVLGLMIKEGRANKELAQLWKHLPAKEGQEVQLAAGLAPNLAKLVPAASHHLFYHGSLTTPPCTEGVQWVLFEKPIEMSKQQISQFHQLFPDNHRPTQSATGREVDED from the coding sequence ATGCGCTTGCTTACCCGTTTTTCCGTTGTGTTCGCCCCGCTCTGCCTTGCCCTTTCCACCGCCCACGCCAGCGACGCTCACTGGACGTACAGCGGCGACCAGGGCCCGGCGCACTGGGGAGAGCTGGGCAGCGCGCTATGCGCCAGCGGCCACGAACAATCGCCGATCGATGTGGAGAAGTCCCAGATCCAGCCGCAGAAGGTCGACACCTCGGAACTGAAGCTCCATTACGGCAAGGTCCCGCTCAAGCTGATCAATAACGGCCACACCATCCAGGCCAGCGCCGCCGAAGGCGACACGTTGACCTACAAGGGCACCGAGTACCGCCTGCTGCAATTCCACTTCCACAACCCCAGCGAGCATCAGCTCGGTCACCAGTCCTATCCCATGGAGATGCACCTGGTGAACCAGGACAAGGAAGGCCACCTTCTGGTCCTCGGACTGATGATCAAGGAGGGACGTGCGAACAAGGAGCTGGCACAACTGTGGAAGCATCTACCAGCCAAGGAGGGTCAGGAGGTGCAACTCGCCGCCGGGCTGGCGCCGAACCTGGCCAAGCTGGTTCCAGCGGCAAGCCACCACCTGTTCTACCATGGTTCCCTCACCACTCCGCCATGTACCGAAGGCGTGCAGTGGGTGTTGTTCGAGAAACCCATTGAGATGTCGAAGCAGCAGATCAGCCAGTTCCACCAGCTGTTCCCGGATAACCATCGCCCGACGCAATCGGCGACCGGGCGCGAAGTGGACGAGGACTGA
- a CDS encoding OsmC family protein: MKARIQWAGEAMFLGESGSGHVVVMDGPPDAGGRNLGVRPMEMLLLGLGGCTNFDVVSILKKGRQPVESCEAFLEAERADEDPKVFTKIHVHFVVKGRGLKEAQVKRAVELSAEKYCSASIMLGRAGVEITHDYEIVELG, translated from the coding sequence ATGAAAGCGCGAATTCAGTGGGCTGGCGAGGCCATGTTCCTCGGTGAATCCGGCAGCGGCCACGTCGTGGTGATGGACGGTCCGCCGGATGCCGGTGGCCGTAACCTGGGCGTGCGTCCGATGGAGATGCTCCTGCTCGGCCTGGGCGGTTGCACCAACTTCGACGTTGTCAGCATCCTGAAGAAAGGCCGCCAGCCGGTGGAAAGCTGCGAAGCCTTCCTTGAAGCCGAGCGTGCCGACGAAGACCCGAAGGTGTTCACCAAGATCCACGTGCATTTCGTGGTCAAGGGCCGTGGTCTGAAGGAAGCGCAGGTCAAGCGTGCAGTCGAGTTGTCGGCCGAGAAGTATTGCTCCGCCTCGATCATGCTCGGCCGTGCCGGCGTCGAGATCACCCACGACTACGAGATCGTGGAACTGGGCTGA
- the speD gene encoding adenosylmethionine decarboxylase, with protein sequence MKSKLKLHGFNNLTKTLSFNIYDICYAETPEDQQAYVQYIDEEYDAERLTQILTDVVDIIGANILNIARQDYDPQGASVTILISEQPVTPTDSQIEESPGPLPETILAHLDKSHITVHTYPEIHPVEGIATFRVDIDVSTCGVISPLKALNYLIHQFDSDIVTVDYRVRGFTRDVEGKKHFIDHEINSIQNYLSDDTYEAYQMTDVNVYQENLFHTKMLLKEFDLDNYLFGDATRNLSPEQRKQVEERVRHEMLEIFYARNMPR encoded by the coding sequence GTGAAAAGCAAACTCAAGCTCCACGGGTTCAACAACCTGACGAAGACCTTGAGCTTCAACATCTATGACATCTGCTATGCCGAGACGCCTGAAGACCAGCAGGCCTACGTGCAGTACATCGACGAAGAGTACGATGCTGAACGACTCACGCAGATCCTCACCGATGTTGTCGACATCATTGGCGCAAACATCCTGAACATCGCCCGTCAGGATTACGATCCGCAAGGCGCCAGCGTGACCATCCTGATCTCCGAGCAACCGGTCACCCCGACCGACAGCCAGATCGAGGAATCCCCGGGGCCGCTACCGGAAACCATCCTGGCGCACCTCGACAAGAGCCATATCACCGTGCACACCTATCCGGAGATCCATCCGGTGGAAGGCATCGCGACCTTCCGTGTGGATATCGATGTGTCGACCTGCGGCGTCATCTCGCCGCTCAAGGCGCTCAACTACCTGATCCACCAGTTCGATTCGGACATCGTCACCGTGGATTACCGCGTGCGCGGCTTTACCCGCGACGTGGAAGGCAAGAAGCACTTCATCGACCACGAGATCAACTCGATCCAGAACTATCTCTCCGATGACACGTACGAGGCCTACCAGATGACCGACGTGAACGTGTACCAGGAGAACCTGTTCCACACCAAGATGCTGCTCAAGGAGTTCGACCTGGACAATTACCTGTTCGGCGACGCGACCCGCAACCTGTCGCCCGAGCAGCGCAAGCAGGTGGAAGAGCGCGTGCGCCACGAGATGCTGGAGATCTTCTACGCGCGCAACATGCCGCGCTGA
- a CDS encoding DUF805 domain-containing protein encodes MDQTRFKIVFDGALMPQTPLDTAKENLARLFKSDASKIDALFSGQPVVLKRDLSGDEADKYLRALHGAGANARKEADVSAGLSLLETEDHPSEATLAARAAGEAASNERMTCPKCGHEQASSIECSACGIVIEKYLARQAELAANPQPAPAVAAAPGGSPYAPPQAQVGEQLPEFGELNVFTTEGRIGRVRYLGWSMAIMLISMPLFLIVAGLYAVSSTLGILLGVVALIGFLIVSVMIGAQRLHDIGWSAWLLLLNLVPFIGSVFPLLMLLIPGTAGANRYGPPPPPNSRGVAVLAWTTLVVPIIGILAAIAIPAYQGYVERAQSAQYQQDAAPAASAAPSEEQFNSGDTEGADSDDGDSSDQ; translated from the coding sequence ATGGACCAAACCCGCTTCAAGATCGTCTTCGACGGCGCGCTGATGCCGCAAACGCCGCTGGACACGGCGAAAGAAAACCTTGCCCGCCTGTTCAAGAGCGATGCCTCGAAGATCGACGCACTGTTCAGCGGCCAGCCCGTGGTGCTCAAGCGCGACCTGTCCGGCGACGAGGCCGACAAGTACCTGCGCGCACTTCATGGAGCCGGCGCCAATGCGCGCAAGGAAGCCGACGTCTCCGCCGGCCTGAGCCTGCTGGAAACCGAAGACCACCCCAGCGAAGCTACCCTCGCGGCTCGCGCCGCCGGTGAGGCCGCCAGTAACGAGCGCATGACCTGCCCCAAATGCGGTCACGAGCAGGCTTCCTCCATCGAGTGCAGCGCCTGCGGCATCGTCATTGAAAAATACCTGGCCCGCCAGGCAGAACTCGCGGCCAATCCGCAACCAGCTCCGGCCGTGGCTGCCGCGCCCGGCGGCTCGCCCTACGCGCCGCCCCAGGCTCAGGTCGGCGAGCAGTTGCCGGAATTCGGCGAGCTCAACGTCTTTACCACCGAGGGCCGGATCGGCCGGGTGCGCTACCTGGGCTGGAGCATGGCGATCATGCTCATCTCGATGCCGCTGTTCCTGATCGTCGCCGGCCTGTACGCCGTGTCCAGCACCCTGGGCATCCTGCTGGGCGTGGTCGCGCTGATCGGCTTCCTGATCGTCAGCGTGATGATCGGCGCGCAACGTCTGCATGACATCGGCTGGTCCGCCTGGCTACTGCTGCTCAACCTGGTCCCCTTTATCGGCAGCGTGTTCCCGCTGCTGATGCTGCTGATCCCCGGCACCGCCGGCGCCAACCGCTACGGCCCGCCTCCGCCGCCGAACAGCCGCGGCGTGGCCGTACTGGCTTGGACAACACTGGTCGTTCCGATCATCGGCATCCTCGCCGCCATCGCCATTCCGGCGTATCAGGGCTACGTCGAGCGAGCCCAGTCGGCGCAGTATCAGCAGGACGCGGCGCCAGCCGCCAGCGCCGCGCCGTCGGAGGAGCAGTTCAATAGCGGAGACACCGAAGGCGCCGATTCCGACGATGGCGACAGCTCCGACCAGTAA
- a CDS encoding histidine triad nucleotide-binding protein, whose translation MDCLFCKIVAGEIPARKLYEDDQVIAFHDIGPQAPVHFLVIPKKHIATLNDLTEADKSLVGHVVFTAQRLAKEEGCDDGFRVVMNCNDLGGQTVHHIHMHVLGQRQMHWPPG comes from the coding sequence GTGGACTGTCTGTTCTGCAAGATCGTCGCCGGGGAAATCCCCGCGCGCAAGCTCTATGAAGATGACCAGGTGATCGCCTTCCACGACATCGGCCCACAGGCGCCGGTGCACTTCCTGGTAATCCCGAAGAAGCACATCGCCACCCTCAACGACCTGACCGAAGCCGACAAATCGCTGGTCGGCCATGTCGTCTTCACCGCCCAGCGCCTGGCCAAGGAAGAAGGCTGCGATGACGGTTTCCGCGTGGTGATGAACTGCAACGACCTGGGCGGCCAGACCGTGCACCATATCCACATGCATGTGCTCGGTCAGCGCCAGATGCACTGGCCGCCGGGCTGA
- the coq7 gene encoding 2-polyprenyl-3-methyl-6-methoxy-1,4-benzoquinone monooxygenase — MSADRHYSPADRFLLQADAALRTLLPFSGHPGRPSPAIVQPDAELSETDARHVAGLMRINHTGEVCAQALYQGQALTAKLPKVRKAMEEAADEEVDHLAWCEQRIRELGSRPSVLNPIFYGLSFGVGAAAGLISDRVSLGFVAATEDQVCKHLDEHLAEIPAEDQKSRAILEQMREDEEHHATSAIEAGGLRFPAPVKFGMTLLSKVMTKSTYRI, encoded by the coding sequence ATGTCCGCCGACCGTCACTACTCCCCCGCCGACCGCTTCCTGCTGCAGGCCGATGCCGCGCTGCGGACCCTGCTGCCGTTCAGTGGTCATCCGGGCCGTCCGTCCCCTGCCATCGTCCAGCCGGATGCCGAGCTCAGCGAAACCGACGCCCGTCATGTCGCCGGCCTGATGCGTATCAACCATACCGGAGAGGTCTGCGCCCAGGCGCTGTACCAGGGCCAGGCCCTGACCGCCAAGCTGCCGAAAGTGCGCAAGGCCATGGAAGAAGCCGCCGACGAGGAAGTCGACCATCTCGCCTGGTGCGAACAGCGCATCCGCGAGCTGGGCAGCCGCCCGAGCGTGCTCAATCCGATCTTCTACGGTCTGTCGTTCGGCGTTGGCGCTGCTGCCGGTCTGATCAGCGACCGCGTCAGCCTGGGCTTCGTCGCCGCCACCGAAGACCAGGTGTGCAAGCACCTGGACGAACACCTGGCGGAAATCCCCGCCGAAGACCAGAAGTCCCGCGCCATCCTCGAGCAGATGCGCGAGGACGAGGAGCACCACGCCACCAGCGCCATCGAGGCCGGCGGCCTGCGCTTCCCGGCGCCGGTGAAGTTCGGCATGACCCTGCTGTCCAAGGTGATGACCAAGTCCACCTACCGGATCTGA
- a CDS encoding SDR family oxidoreductase yields MPRFALITGASSGIGLALAEALARRGQALILVARQRDALDSIACELSQRFGVEVLFRVCDLSEPLQISGLLHELEQSGRQIELLVNNAGIGTAGAFIDQDWSREQELLELNVLALVRLCHGIGAMMERSGGGRILNVASMAGLLPGPWMSSYYASKAFVLSFSEGLREELRSRGIKVSVLCPGPTRTAFYRNAGMRLGKLDSGKHLLSAEEVAFLTVKALRRAPAIIIPGWRNRLFACGVRLMPRWVMRKLAGRINRLALAG; encoded by the coding sequence ATGCCTCGTTTTGCCCTCATCACCGGCGCCTCCAGCGGCATCGGCCTGGCCCTGGCCGAAGCCCTCGCCCGCCGCGGCCAGGCGCTCATCCTCGTGGCGCGCCAGCGCGATGCGCTGGACAGCATCGCCTGTGAACTGTCGCAGCGCTTCGGGGTGGAGGTACTGTTCCGCGTCTGCGACCTGTCCGAGCCGCTGCAGATCTCCGGCCTGCTGCACGAGCTGGAACAGAGCGGGCGGCAGATCGAGCTCCTGGTGAACAACGCGGGCATCGGCACCGCTGGAGCCTTCATCGACCAGGACTGGTCCCGCGAGCAGGAACTGTTGGAACTCAACGTACTGGCCCTGGTGCGCCTGTGCCACGGCATCGGTGCGATGATGGAGCGCAGCGGCGGGGGGCGGATTCTCAACGTCGCCTCCATGGCCGGCCTGCTCCCCGGCCCCTGGATGAGCAGCTACTACGCCAGCAAGGCCTTCGTGCTCAGCTTCTCCGAAGGGCTGCGCGAAGAACTGAGGAGCCGCGGCATCAAGGTTTCCGTCCTGTGCCCGGGACCGACCCGAACCGCGTTCTACCGAAATGCCGGCATGCGCCTGGGCAAGCTCGACAGCGGCAAGCACCTGCTGTCCGCCGAAGAAGTCGCCTTCCTCACCGTAAAGGCCCTGCGCCGTGCGCCGGCGATCATCATTCCGGGCTGGCGCAATCGGCTGTTCGCCTGCGGCGTGCGCCTGATGCCGCGCTGGGTCATGCGCAAACTGGCAGGCCGCATCAACCGCCTGGCGCTCGCCGGCTGA
- the trpC gene encoding indole-3-glycerol phosphate synthase TrpC produces MSVPTVLQKILARKAEEVADRRTRVSIAELEQLARAADAPRGFANALLERAKRREPAVIAEVKKASPSKGILRENFDPADIARSYEEGGAACLSVLTDIDFFLGSDAYLKEARAACKLPVIRKDFLIDPYQVVEARAIGADCILLIVSALDDVRMAELASVAKDVGLDVLVEVHDAVELERALKTLDTPLVGINNRNLHTFEVSLETTLDLLPEIPRERMVITESGILNRADVELMEVSDVFGFLVGEAFMRAEEPGTELKRLFFPERSKVKLGADPD; encoded by the coding sequence GTGAGTGTGCCGACGGTTCTGCAGAAGATCCTGGCCCGCAAGGCCGAAGAAGTCGCCGATCGCCGCACCCGCGTGAGCATCGCCGAGCTGGAACAGCTGGCGCGTGCCGCGGACGCACCGCGCGGATTCGCCAACGCGCTGCTGGAGCGCGCCAAGCGCCGCGAGCCAGCGGTCATCGCCGAGGTGAAGAAAGCGTCGCCGAGCAAGGGCATCCTGCGCGAGAACTTCGACCCCGCCGACATCGCCCGCAGTTATGAGGAGGGCGGCGCCGCCTGCCTCTCCGTGCTGACCGATATCGATTTCTTCCTTGGCAGCGATGCGTATCTCAAGGAAGCCCGCGCCGCCTGCAAGCTGCCGGTGATCCGCAAGGATTTCCTGATCGACCCGTACCAGGTGGTGGAAGCACGTGCCATCGGCGCCGACTGCATCCTGCTGATCGTCTCCGCGCTGGACGACGTGCGCATGGCCGAACTGGCCTCGGTGGCCAAGGACGTCGGCCTCGACGTGCTAGTGGAAGTGCACGACGCGGTGGAACTGGAGCGCGCGCTGAAGACCTTGGACACCCCGCTGGTCGGCATCAACAACCGCAACCTGCACACCTTCGAAGTGAGCCTGGAGACCACCCTCGACCTGCTGCCGGAAATTCCGCGCGAGCGCATGGTGATCACCGAGAGCGGCATCCTCAATCGCGCCGATGTCGAGCTGATGGAAGTCAGCGACGTGTTCGGCTTCTTGGTCGGTGAAGCCTTCATGCGTGCCGAAGAGCCGGGCACCGAACTCAAGCGCCTGTTCTTCCCCGAGCGCAGCAAGGTCAAGCTGGGCGCCGATCCGGACTGA
- a CDS encoding aminodeoxychorismate/anthranilate synthase component II, giving the protein MLLMIDNYDSFTYNLVQYFAELKADIHVIRNDELSVDEIAALNPERIVLSPGPCTPNEAGVSLAVIERFAGKLPLLGVCLGHQSIGQAFGGDVVRARQVMHGKVSPVFHKDQGVFAGLNNPLTQTRYHSLVVKRETLPDCLEITAWTALEDGSIDEIMGLRHKTLNVEGVQFHPESILSEQGHEMLANFLQQTGGVRA; this is encoded by the coding sequence ATGCTGCTGATGATCGATAACTACGATTCCTTCACCTACAACCTGGTGCAGTACTTCGCCGAGTTGAAGGCCGACATCCACGTCATTCGCAATGACGAGCTGAGCGTCGACGAGATCGCCGCGCTCAACCCCGAGCGCATCGTCCTGTCCCCCGGCCCGTGCACGCCGAACGAGGCGGGCGTATCCCTGGCAGTCATCGAGCGCTTCGCCGGCAAGCTACCGCTGCTGGGTGTGTGCCTGGGCCATCAGTCCATCGGCCAGGCCTTCGGCGGTGACGTGGTGCGGGCCCGCCAGGTCATGCACGGCAAGGTCAGCCCGGTGTTCCACAAGGACCAGGGCGTGTTCGCCGGCCTGAACAACCCGCTGACCCAGACTCGCTACCATTCCCTGGTGGTCAAGCGCGAGACGCTTCCCGATTGCCTGGAGATCACCGCCTGGACGGCGCTGGAAGACGGCTCGATCGACGAGATCATGGGCCTGCGCCACAAGACGCTGAACGTCGAGGGCGTGCAGTTCCACCCCGAGTCGATCCTCTCCGAACAGGGCCACGAAATGCTGGCCAACTTCCTCCAGCAGACCGGTGGGGTGCGCGCATGA
- a CDS encoding AAA family ATPase, whose product MQNDIHDLGLVLDSRVKLIVIESWDEPRVLETLTGLAVRRGLNLQLWSATEGLQRLGFGGEAQGGDDSREAETALRLIKADPQPNLYVLCDLHPYLLDNPRAVRLLKEIAMAEGNFRPTVVLVSHALKLPAEVQRFAARFSLSLPSEDELVGIVREEATRWSERNRGSRVRTDNRTLRQVVKNLRGLTHGEARLLARSVICNDGAITQEDLPELNRTKFELLNLDGVLSFEHDTARFAEVGGLANLKRWLGERQGAFTEGKDKDLPKGVLLVGVQGGGKSLAAKAIAGLWGLPLLRLDFGSLYNKYFGETERNLREALRLADSMAPCVLWADEIEKGVATGDQDNGVSQRVLATLLTWMAERKAPVFMVATANAIERLPPELVRKGRFDELFFVDLPDATVRMEIFRIHLVRRELDAGQFDLPALADATDGFSGAEIEQAVVGTFYAAQARQKSVDQSLLLEEIRRTAPLSVVMAEELAALRSWADGRTVRAD is encoded by the coding sequence GTGCAGAACGATATCCATGACCTGGGCCTGGTGCTCGATTCCAGGGTCAAGCTGATCGTCATCGAATCCTGGGACGAGCCCCGCGTCCTGGAGACCCTGACGGGCCTGGCGGTGCGCCGCGGGCTGAACCTGCAGTTGTGGTCAGCGACCGAAGGCCTGCAGCGCCTCGGGTTCGGCGGCGAAGCGCAGGGAGGGGACGACAGCCGTGAGGCGGAAACCGCCCTGCGGCTGATCAAGGCCGACCCGCAGCCGAATCTGTACGTGCTGTGCGACCTGCATCCCTATCTGCTGGACAACCCTCGCGCGGTGCGCCTGCTCAAGGAAATCGCCATGGCCGAGGGCAACTTCCGTCCCACCGTGGTGCTGGTTTCCCACGCGCTGAAGCTGCCGGCGGAAGTCCAGCGTTTCGCTGCCCGCTTCTCTCTTTCGCTGCCCTCCGAGGATGAGCTGGTCGGCATCGTCCGCGAGGAGGCAACGCGCTGGAGCGAGCGGAATCGCGGCTCGCGCGTGCGTACCGATAACCGCACCTTGCGCCAGGTGGTGAAGAACCTGCGCGGATTGACCCACGGCGAAGCTCGCCTGCTGGCGCGCAGCGTGATCTGCAATGACGGCGCGATCACCCAGGAAGACCTGCCGGAACTCAATCGCACCAAGTTCGAGTTGCTCAATCTCGACGGCGTGTTGAGTTTCGAGCATGACACCGCGCGCTTCGCCGAAGTGGGCGGCCTAGCCAATCTGAAACGCTGGCTGGGCGAGCGGCAGGGCGCCTTCACGGAGGGCAAGGACAAGGATCTGCCCAAGGGTGTGCTGCTGGTCGGCGTGCAGGGCGGCGGTAAGAGCCTGGCGGCCAAGGCCATTGCCGGCCTCTGGGGACTGCCGCTGCTGCGCCTGGACTTCGGCAGCCTGTACAACAAGTATTTCGGCGAGACCGAGCGCAACCTGCGCGAGGCGTTGCGCCTGGCCGACAGCATGGCGCCCTGCGTGTTGTGGGCGGACGAGATCGAGAAAGGGGTGGCGACCGGTGACCAGGATAACGGCGTCAGCCAGCGTGTCCTGGCCACCCTGCTGACCTGGATGGCCGAGCGGAAGGCACCGGTGTTCATGGTGGCCACGGCCAACGCCATCGAGCGCCTGCCGCCGGAGCTGGTGCGCAAGGGGCGATTCGACGAGTTGTTCTTCGTCGACCTGCCCGACGCGACGGTGCGCATGGAGATCTTCCGTATCCACCTGGTTCGCCGCGAACTCGATGCGGGCCAGTTCGACCTGCCGGCATTGGCGGATGCAACGGACGGATTTTCCGGAGCGGAGATCGAACAAGCGGTCGTCGGCACCTTCTATGCCGCGCAGGCGCGGCAGAAGTCGGTGGATCAGTCGCTGTTGCTGGAAGAAATCCGCCGCACCGCGCCACTTTCGGTGGTGATGGCGGAAGAGCTGGCTGCGTTGCGCAGCTGGGCCGATGGTCGCACGGTGCGAGCCGACTGA
- the crp gene encoding cAMP-activated global transcriptional regulator CRP: protein MVAITLTPKIKNLDKLLAHCHRRRFTAKSTIIYAGDRCESLFFIIKGSVTVLIEDDDGREMIIGYLNTGDFFGEMGLFEKEGSTGQERSAWIRAKTECEVAEISYAKFRELSQQDPEILFTLGSQMADRLRKTTRKVGDLAFLDVTGRVARTLLDLCQQPDAMTHPDGMQIKITRQEIGRIVGCSREMVGRVLKSLEEQGLVHVKGKTMVVFGTR, encoded by the coding sequence ATGGTAGCTATTACCCTCACACCCAAAATCAAGAACCTCGACAAGCTGCTCGCGCACTGTCACCGCCGCCGCTTCACCGCCAAGAGCACCATCATCTACGCTGGCGACCGCTGCGAAAGCCTGTTCTTCATCATCAAGGGCTCTGTGACCGTCCTGATCGAAGATGACGACGGTCGCGAGATGATCATCGGTTATCTCAACACAGGTGACTTCTTCGGGGAGATGGGACTCTTCGAGAAAGAAGGCAGCACCGGCCAGGAGCGCAGTGCCTGGATTCGCGCCAAGACCGAATGCGAAGTCGCCGAGATCAGCTACGCGAAATTCCGCGAACTGAGCCAGCAGGATCCGGAGATTCTCTTCACCCTGGGCAGCCAGATGGCCGATCGCCTGCGCAAGACCACGCGCAAGGTTGGCGACCTGGCCTTCCTCGATGTCACCGGCCGCGTTGCCCGCACTCTGCTGGACCTGTGCCAGCAGCCGGACGCCATGACTCACCCGGACGGCATGCAGATCAAGATCACCCGCCAGGAAATCGGCCGCATCGTCGGCTGCTCCCGCGAGATGGTCGGCCGCGTGCTCAAGAGCCTGGAGGAACAAGGCCTGGTGCATGTGAAAGGCAAGACCATGGTGGTCTTCGGCACCCGCTGA
- the trpD gene encoding anthranilate phosphoribosyltransferase — protein MNIKEALNRVVNQLDLSTEEMQDVMREIMTGQCTDAQIGAFLMGMRMKSETIDEIVGAVAVMRELADQVELDSLKHVVDVVGTGGDGANIFNVSSAAAFVVAAAGGKVAKHGNRAVSGKSGSADLLEAAGIYLDLKPVQVKRCIETVGVGFMFAQVHHKAMKHAAAPRRELGLRTLFNMLGPLTNPAGVKHQVVGVFSQALCRPLAEVLKRLGSEHILVVHSRDGLDEFSLAAPTHVAELRDGVVTEYEVQPEDFGIKSQSLIGLTVDSPQQSLELIRDALGRRKTEAGQKAAELIVLNAGAALYAADLATSLHEGMQLAHDALHTGLAREKMEELAAFTAVYREENAQ, from the coding sequence ATGAACATCAAGGAAGCCCTCAACCGCGTGGTCAACCAGCTGGACCTCTCCACCGAGGAAATGCAGGACGTCATGCGCGAGATCATGACCGGGCAGTGCACCGACGCGCAGATCGGCGCCTTCCTCATGGGCATGCGCATGAAGAGCGAGACCATCGACGAGATCGTCGGCGCCGTCGCGGTGATGCGCGAGCTGGCCGACCAGGTCGAACTGGACAGCCTCAAGCACGTGGTCGACGTGGTCGGCACCGGTGGCGACGGCGCGAACATCTTCAACGTGTCCTCGGCGGCAGCCTTCGTGGTTGCCGCGGCGGGCGGCAAGGTCGCCAAGCACGGTAACCGCGCCGTCTCCGGCAAGAGCGGCAGCGCCGACCTGCTGGAAGCTGCCGGCATCTACCTGGACCTCAAACCGGTCCAGGTGAAACGCTGCATCGAGACTGTCGGTGTCGGCTTCATGTTCGCCCAGGTCCATCACAAGGCCATGAAGCATGCCGCCGCGCCACGCCGCGAGCTGGGCCTGCGCACCCTGTTCAACATGCTCGGCCCGCTGACCAACCCGGCCGGTGTGAAGCACCAGGTGGTCGGCGTGTTCAGCCAGGCGCTGTGCCGTCCGCTGGCCGAGGTGCTCAAACGCCTGGGCAGTGAACACATCCTGGTGGTGCATTCCCGCGACGGCCTGGATGAGTTCAGCCTTGCGGCACCGACCCACGTGGCCGAACTGAGGGACGGCGTGGTCACCGAGTACGAGGTGCAGCCCGAAGACTTCGGCATCAAGAGCCAGAGCCTGATCGGCCTGACTGTCGACAGCCCGCAGCAATCGCTGGAGCTGATCCGTGACGCCCTGGGCCGTCGCAAGACCGAGGCCGGGCAGAAGGCCGCCGAGCTGATCGTGCTCAATGCCGGCGCGGCGCTCTACGCAGCCGACCTGGCGACCAGCCTGCATGAAGGCATGCAATTGGCCCACGACGCCCTGCACACCGGGCTGGCGCGGGAAAAAATGGAAGAACTGGCGGCCTTCACCGCCGTTTACCGAGAGGAGAACGCACAGTGA